In Toxoplasma gondii ME49 chromosome X, whole genome shotgun sequence, a single genomic region encodes these proteins:
- a CDS encoding hypothetical protein (encoded by transcript TGME49_214990) produces MPRTQRADIRGLESLTDEFILEIGPNTDRSRKRLEVFRYLRGLILETFREWRVRQCEASRSASASFSSGGRLEVNDEPSRPARGSGAEEGTRAEEGTRAEAAKTGGGEEEETAGARVPGQSRRASASAPGDACSCPCCARHDRKGGVPETAFCPVCGRRRRDGEVEKGREEKGEERDASEVGTGSDEGELTEGEGEKGKSPEWCVCEERGSGGSASASQNSGETSGGASPCECLCCRVRRRAEETDRDCREREQRRGTCEATSDHIASPESPKLRERERRAESATEALCESAWPEPGQRDSPRHSDGDSPRRREAAPLAECSPSVASVVSSSEASFSSSSLSPEGRQASSGSCADEDEITIAVYRYGSFPLRTFLPDGDLDIGVISFNRRTGVLEGEEESDALLAVLLEKFQRAEVKSHKTFPLREASLVDAEVRILKCIVSGIAVDVSVNKVGGCCSLVFLELADRRIGRNHLFKRSVLLIKSWFAYESHLLGSRSGLLATYCVEALVLHLFHVFPAALLPTPLHLLYQFFSYYSSFHWDRYAVTACGALPLTFITRTSSVQDRRGGSAPLPSRRNCGGTLASGPDAVSPSAAPLQAPQLFPAPSMFDGLLDSKANAPTPPLSPASAASNARPRADEHPPAKPGLAPHCRRGEPTAVATQAPDGGRFMGEHWVGVEYEGREAPWLLARRQRKDENGWAPGVDDDPQLERAAVLMLLMQQQRGTVPHHAALTLPRSHAGDIGLPLAPPAGRAASEVLQAQGPSTNMARMMESVEFVEECRYRFRHSYGAYGAATTQRGSGARGVPGFSVGASGSGGAGASSVGGGSSASTPSHASALSSSFSNRRVPPPGSAGAPAGSHASSVSAGVGGASGWRKSPFLFRSMNVVDPLHNGNNLARSVSETAFYRLLHAMKKGLQALTQVLASGDAARFRRLFLPNSYQLLDRIKSPDVAYPVLRPLITFPLVSPSRGRPALGVSLPRLPLDSARSDLHHPGQAPFASLPSLPKHAGASPGGRGADSEKRKRDHVQQFVCASAPASTHPPSVGASAGSDCLCRCYGHGADIMPASSSDADSDSRGNVKQGTSRRRRSLRRFSPSRGVAPAMSEGPPSRRSPHLASAAAAPALAADAAPEKPSGARGKSEVEEVEEGSDSGDKVQNRKEAPPRKGGQHADASTPRDGEATEHRSLRGNRDQGAQTARMQEGRSNSGNSSSRRGSEEAARRPSTASPALKYSEPEVVDQRRNRRSSSLGSAGVTQPESACHETCSGEAEKGGAVTASKRDDASPLVSALAPEQEEQDVDSETSHACSTASSRKDRTRGEEGDDGAASSSDDDWQSDSGLYDALLEEEKLSDPLTLGDLEAASLLDLCQLLRQPNSLPSHLVQSASSPSAFSVSDAAQAGKKADLGLEAAGTSEERAVRGDDVLGDICGLGVDVWRRRLEEIADFLNGVTSPGHRRPDDDGEDARTAPQRRLTREAPSQGDDGAVASEVEASTPDAEEAAKRVRDASALTTDAAAGHPDGSSSLCKVAESGGRTSPEREGSAGAREGDSSPEGSGDSLESHERKGRRRRRGSTSSELSLHRTYAQSSQESSPVCAGAPNRPHPRLHLLLPLSSPRVYPFGPHSASSPPSLGSARTHSAPGADAAHVGSRPSLPQAEFCSLTGVPVGPGGASGDPAGSGSGGGASATPAGLPSRHASAPGTCPASVLGGQGVVVLNPAGPAGGSSSNPFGCSSSRSGAGPAAAGYASSGGPYGASHFLGSRRAAQTGTFVYSGAGLTLSGTALGDSAAPAAGNLGPGSSGHFRQAPFAQRAPHGAHSLASGPAGRPRRRSMSGALQSAVGEEAAAARGSHTGRNSMNAPRWSLAQATGMMGAPGSGFAGVPPALAPGGRSEKGEPGRREGGATPRKFLSSQSLGNSKQSLAFSEKASFVAEKGPSLASAAQVAGLRRRSGGSQEAAGLGDSGADPSPGFSVGRFSSRSDGSSDAGSETVPGPGPLAPFFASAAEGDSRANAWPAMSRSASGEVGAASRSRASSVLSSERSTGAAPGPLGRSWASVAHAAASLPNADLPGQSAGTLGHPAGGPGSTPAGDAKFKRSSSLAGAVGGPDPPREKASGTAASRGSDTQPLPDAFALRGGKILPNAGEAPCAGSAGSPLSGEAGGRPRETEDGRSWDRVEADKSSDKRASVQGLVTGLRQAPGADVGFQSASSGAHNWTDAGWASRNEGASGARPKDGTPSAEVSPRSGRTQQARETTWSSFCRSGDSPARQGDAGTSGGRGGDHDAAPGPPRSQSVPSHAPGAPNADDGDPGAEASAARAPKAIGMSGAGERQSGVAGGPQKAAPSKRAVRAHSDGGGGAWHCAQGDGAPSQGVSGRFESPVLDFSPDDTVSWPSLPCRSSGPLPSETGSSALSLPLGKGWRSSHGDAEPPETPAGQAGSERDGERPQKPAAWVVPVQLPSPLHTTQISSCAWGFEPAGVPASPSQLGRSEEGQKDPASGQEVGTPHEGPRQRPCEGAESVEETRGGTDAKGEPEEAYRMRTAYALARGPPAEGGARRQSRDEEEVRRREDPEEGALRKEAELGSPGSGEATSNTSSWTQDSGLLREGVNKLSTGLPSPGIDDSVAPVILPSRFSAGLAAPAPVTIGAATALHAAPSFAAVAAGASTTGWSRKQWSPTSAVAARSSTTVTPVSEVEKSAAKAKHPVSGSSGRKSAGDREARCETGKNPSGGREEGDRCGFAGRGEKTNAPHGLEVGGTETSPATSCAGPAAGASETAGLRCASRSSLESSWLASDVSFPFPTSPFSAAASRNSAGSAEQAPPRNWASIVIRTPPKTTAAAGALGALGKDASPSSGSASAVPITQMSKGEREAAGHSKRRHCDDTTLGSKPRSEVVSLCDPGSQAAVASSAPKRPAEACVSSPSHQAAAPSEPSHMTEKKSGKEGQRERDEDAETGEKQQANPTLFGTFKEVHEQPSKPLLLLFPETLRKSLSGSGDSARDEETAPQASHDEATAPPTSHNEVTVPPASDDEETPHRASHNEEPAPLASSPQRPSRRPSVSEALESRKDQTKDVRDTPSSALHRGSRGDMEPKGEDRLPRGNCFQSSSSLTFRASARRDEEKERGSWRGKNPHEERGVQERPPGVASPTEREARRFGDGESEGAGTTSGDAAGVGEPGGVLQCATPKTDRGVDWGRGDDYEAPQAFSRKAFFSSKARDVEEDVNWRSTPATPASPWGAAAGGAGDKRLHGFDPSPTAAPGALGFEETGTPKRGEDSRRSDSRRNPTCVSLLSHGNSRRSSAAAGGLRGRGAEGHADESGKKETGQTDAASPGAQQGRLVRGAWTREALLQRPEVLSAMTPEERQLELEQSRQQFAELQESLMWKTATSKRDKKKASATNRRVERQLASLECLIGILSSMDSPAADVSGKASDVPAAKPTRPSSH; encoded by the exons ATGCCGAGGACTCAGCGTGCAGACATCCGAGGACTGGAAAGCCTGACTGATGAGTTTATTCTCGAAATCG GCCCCAACACAGATCGTTCGCGCAAGCGCCTGGAGGTTTTCCGGTATCTTCGCGGTCTCATTCTGGAGACCTTTCGGGAGTGGAGAGTGCGACAGTGCGAGGCTTCGCGGAGCGCGTccgcttccttttcgtctggCGGTCGACTCGAGGTCAACGACGAGCCGAGCCGGCCGGCAAGAGGAAGCGGGGCAGAGGAAGGCACtcgagcagaggaaggcacTCGAGCAGAGGCGGCAAAGACCgggggaggcgaagaggaggagacagcaggcgcGCGCGTTCCGGGGCAGTCCCGGAGGGCCTCGGCCTCTGCGCCtggcgacgcatgcagttgtcCCTGTTGTGCCCGACATGACAGGAAAGGAGGCGTTCCGGAAACGGCGTTTTGCCCAGTGTGCGGGCGCCGAAGACGCGACggtgaagtggagaagggccgggaggagaagggagaagaaagagacgcgtCGGAAGTCGGCACAGGTTCGGACGAGGGAGAACTgacggaaggagaaggcgagaaaggcaaaTCACCGGAGTGGTGCGTTTGTGAGGAGAGAGGGTCTGGAGGCAGCGCGTCGGCCTCTCAGAACAGTGGCGAGACGTCGGGCGGCGCGTCTCCCTGCGAGTGTCTGTGTTGTCGAgttcgaagaagagcggaggagacagaccgAGACTGTCGAGAACGCGAACAGAGACGCGGCACCTGCGAGGCTACTTCAGACCATATCGCGTCTCCAGAAAGCCCCAAGctgcgagaaagagagaggcgagcggAATCCGCAACGGAGGCGCTCTGTGAGTCGGCCTGGCCCGAGCCCGGTCAGAGGGACTCCCCTCGACACTCCGACGGAGATAGTccgcgacggcgagaagccgcgcctctcgcagAGTGCTCCCCTTCCGTCGCGTCtgttgtctcgtcttctgaagcctctttttcctcttcttcgttgtctcctgAAGGTCGGCAGGCTTCGTCTGGGTCCTGCGCGGACGAGGACGAGATCACCATTGCGGTGTATCGATACGGCTCGTTTCCTTTGCGGACGTTTCTGCCCGACGGGGACCTGGACATCGGCGTCATTTCGTTCAATCGGCGGACGGGGGTgctggaaggcgaggaggagagcgacgcgtTGCTAGCGGTGTTGCTCGAGAAGTTCCAGCGTGCAGAGGTGAAGTCGCACAAGACGTTTCCTCTGCGCGAGGCTTCTCTCGTGGACGCCGAAGTACGCATCCTGAAGTGTATCGTGAGCGGCATTGCCGTAGACGTATCGGTGAACAAGGTCGGAGGGTGTTGTTCGCTGGTCTTCCTCGAGCTAGCTGACAGACGGATCGGACGGAACCATCTGTTCAAGCGTTCCGTGCTCCTCATCAAGTCATGGTTCGCGTACGAATCGCATCTGCTCGGGAGCCGTTCGGGGCTGCTCGCCACCTACTGTGTCGAAGCGCTCGTCCTCCACTTGTTCCACGTCTTCCCTGCGGCGCTCCTGCCGACGCCCCTGCATCTCCTCTACCAGTTCTTCTCCTACTACTCCTCTTTCCACTGGGACCGCTACGCGGTCACTGCCTGCGGCGCCCTCCCGCTGACGTTCATCACGCGAACTTCGTCCGTGCAGGATCGCCGCGGCGGCTCCGCCCCGCTGCCCTCCCGGCGCAATTGCGGAGGCACCCTTGCTTCTGGCCCAGACGCAGTGTCGCCTTCGGCGGCGCCCCTGCAGGCCCCCCAGTTGTTCCCTGCACCCTCCATGTTCGACGGCCTGCTGGACTCGAAGGCCAACGCGCCgacgccgcctctctcgcctgcgtccGCCGCCTCAAACGCGCGTCCCAGGGCCGACGAACACCCGCCGGCGAAGCCGGGTCTCGCGCCGCACTGCCGCCGCGGCGAGCCCACAGCGGTCGCGACCCAGGCGCCGGATGGTGGCCGCTTCATGGGCGAGCACTGGGTGGGGGTCGAGTACGAGGGCCGCGAGGCCCCCTGGCTGCtggcgaggcgacagaggaaagatGAGAATGGCTGGGCGCCGGGAGTGGACGACGACCCTCAGCTCGAACGCGCAGCAGTCCTCATGCTGCTGATGCAGCAGCAACGCGGCACCGTTCCGCATCATGCCGCCCTCACGCTCCCGAGGAGTCACGCGGGGGACATCGGCCTTCCCCTCGCCCCGCCTGCGGGTCGGGCCGCCTCCGAAGTCTTGCAGGCCCAGGGACCCTCCACCAACATGGCTCGGATGATGGAAAGCGTCGAATTCGTCGAGGAATGCAGATACAG GTTCCGACACTCCTACGGCGCGTACGGGGCTGCGACGACGCAACGGGGGTCGGGCGCGCGTGGCGTTCCAGGCTTCTCCGTCGGGGCAAGTGGGTCCGGCGGCGCTGGGGCGAGCTCTGTCGGAGGGGGAAGCAGCGCGTCGACGCCTTCGCACGCTTCGgctctgtcgtcttccttttcgaaTCGAAGAGTTCCGCCTCCTGGGTCGGCCGGGGCGCCTGCGGGCAGCCACGCCTCGAGTGTGTCTGCGGGCGTGGGGGGAGCCTCAGGCTGGCGGAAGagtccttttctgtttcgaaGTATGAACGTCGTAGACCCGCTGCACAACGGCAACAACCTCGCCCGCAGCGTGAGCGAGACCGCCTTCTACcgccttctgcatgcgatgAAAAAGGGCCTGCAGGCCCTGACGCAAGTCCTCGCGTCCGGCGACGCGGCGCGGTTCCGTCGGCTGTTTCTGCCCAACTCGTACCAGCTGTTGGACCGGATAAAGTCGCCCGATGTCGCGTACCCTGTGCTGCGGCCTCTGATCACCTTCCCACTGGTTTCGCCTTCCCGCGGAAGGCCCGCGCTGGGTGTATCCCTGCCCCGGCTGCCGCTCGACTCGGCGCGCTCCGACCTTCATCACCCTGGCCAAGCGCCGTTCGCGTCCTTGCCGTCGCTCCCCAAGCATGCTGGCGCCTCTCCAGGGGGCCGCGGCGCGGACTCGGAAAAGCGGAAGCGAGACCATGTGCAGCAGTTCGTCTGCGCCTCTGCCCCGGCGTCGACGCACCCACCCTCCGTCGGTGCGTCCGCAGGCTCCGACTGTCTGTGCCGCTGCTACGGCCACGGGGCCGACATTATGCCGGCCTCGTCCTCCGACGCAGACTCAGACTCCCGCGGCAACGTCAAGCAAGGCACCAGCAGAAGGCGGCGCTccctccgtcgcttctcgccctcgcgTGGTGTCGCCCCCGCGATGTCTGAGGGCCCCCCGAGTCGCAGGTCGCCTCAcctcgcctctgctgcgGCGGCGCCCGCACTGGCGGCAGACGCGGCCCCGGAGAAGCCCAGTGGCGCGCGCGGCAAGAGCGAGGTGGAGGAGGTGGAGGAGGGgagcgacagcggagacaagGTGCAAAACCGCAAGGAGGCGCCACCGCGGAAAGGAGGACAGCACGCGGACGCGTCAACTCCTCGCGACGGTGAAGCCACAGAGCACCGCTCTCTCCGCGGAAACCGAGACCAGGGAGCACAGacggcgcgcatgcaggaggGCAGAAGTAATTCCGGAAATTCGTCGAGTCGGAGGGGAAGTGAAGAGGCGGCGAGACGACCAAGCACAGCGTCGCCCGCGTTGAAATATTCCGAACCTGAAGTTGTTGACCAACGACGAAATCGACGCAGTTCTTCTTTGGGCTCTGCGGGCGTGACCCAGCCGGAGAGTGCATGCCATGAGACGTGCAGCGGAGAGGCCGAGAAAGGCGGGGCGGTGACAGCGAGCAAGAGGGATGACGCTTCGCCTCTTGTTTCAGCGCTGGCTCCGGAgcaagaagagcaagacgTCGATTCGGAGACGTCGCATGCATGTTCGACAGCGTCgtcgaggaaagacaggacgcgaggcgaggaaggcgatgACGGCGCGGCGTCGAGCTCCGATGACGACTggcagagcgacagcggGCTGTACGACGCTCTtctcgaggaggagaagctgTCGGATCCCCTGACTCTCGGGGACCTTGAGGCCGCGAGTCTCCTTGATCTCTGTCAGCTTCTGCGTCAGCCGAATTCGCTGCCTTCACATTTGGTCCAGTCCGCCTCGTCGCCCTcggccttctctgtctccgacgcCGCTCAGGCGGGCAAGAAGGCGGACCTGGGCCTGGAAGCCGCCGGGACCTCTGAAGAGCGGGCTGTTCGGGGCGACGACGTTTTGGGCGACATCTGTGGCCTGGGAGTCGACGTGTGGCGACGGCGCCTAGAAGAGATCGCCGACTTCTTGAACGGAGTCACTTCGCCCGGCCACAGGCGACCGGacgacgacggcgaagacgcgaggaCAGCGCCGCAGCGGAGACTCACCCGCGAAGCGCCCTCGCAGGGCGACGACGGCGCGGTAGCCAGTGAAGTAGAGGCCTCCACGCCcgacgccgaagaagcagcgaaacgcGTACGTGACGCATCAGCATTGACAACTGATGCGGCCGCGGGGCACCCGGATGGGTCTTCGAGCTTGTGTAAAGTTGCCGAGTCAGGTGGAAGAACGAGccctgagagagaaggcagtgCCGGCgctcgagaaggcgacagttCGCCAgagggaagcggagacagcctCGAGAGCCACGAACGGAAAGGACGACGGCGTCGCAGAGGAAGCACGAGCAGTGAACTTTCTCTGCATCGAACGTATGCCCAGTCTTCCCAAGAGTCTTCGCCTGTGTGTGCCGGGGCGCCAAATCGACCACACCCCCGCCTTCatcttctgctgcctctctcgtcgccaCGCGTCTATCCTTTTGGCCCCCattcggcttcttcgcctccgtcacTCGGCTCGGCTCGGACGCACTCGGCTCCCGGCGCCGACGCCGCCCACGTAGGTTCGCGACCCTCGCTCCCCCAGGCGGAGTTCTGCAGTCTCACGGGTGTGCCAGTGGGTCCCGGCGGAGCCTCTGGGGACCCTGCAGGCTCGGGGAGTGGCGGCGGCGCCTCCGCGACTCCGGCCGGGCTTCCTTCGCGGCATGCGAGTGCACCAGGGACCTGTCCCGCCTCTGTTCTCGGGGGCCAAGGCGTCGTGGTTCTCAATCCGGCAGGGCCTGCTGGGGGCTCGTCGTCGAATCCGTTTGGCTGTTCGTCGTCGCGCAGCGGTGCGGGACCCGCGGCCGCGGGCTATGCGTCGAGCGGCGGGCCGTACGGCGCCTCGCACTTCCTCGGTTCGCGGCGTGCTGCGCAGACTGGAACCTTCGTCTACAGCGGAGCTGGTCTGACCTTGTCGGGGACTGCTCTCGGAGACTCCGCCGCGCCTGCAGCCGGCAACCTAGGTCCCGGAAGCTCGGGGCACTTTCGCCAGGCGCCCTTCGCCCAGCGCGCGCCACACGGCGCCCACTCGCTCGCCTCGGGGCCTGCGGGGCGGCCGCGCCGGCGCAGCATGAGCGGCGCGCTGCAGAGCGCAGTGGGCGAagaggcggctgcggcgcgAGGCTCTCACACGGGCCGGAACTCGATGAACGCTCCACGCTGGAGCCTTGCGCAAGCGACAGGAATGATGGGAGCCCCTGGCTCAGGTTTCGCTGGGGTGCCACCAGCGCTCGCGCCTGGAGGGCGGAGCGAGAAAGGTGAGCCAGGGAGGCGCGAGGGCGGTGCGACGCCGAGGAAGTTCCTATCCTCGCAGAGCCTGGGCAACTCGAAGCAGAGCCTTGCTTTTTCAGAGAAGGCCAGTTTCGTGGCGGAGAAAGGCCCTTCGCTGGCGAGTGCCGCACAGGTTGCTGGGCTGCGGCGCCGAAGCGGAGGGTCTCAGGAGGCCGCCGGACTCGGCGACTCGGGCGCAGACCCCAGTCCCGGATTTTCCGTGGGAAGGTTTTCCTCGCGCTCCGACGGCTCCAGTGACGCAGGCTCCGAAACCGTGCCAGGTCCGGGGCCCCTCGCGccttttttcgcgtctgcggctgagggagacagcagggCGAACGCGTGGCCTGCGATGTCGCGCAGCGCCTCGGGCGAAGTCGGCGCAGCGTCGCGGTCCAGAGCCTCCTCAGTCCtcagcagcgagagaagcactGGCGCGGCTCCGGGGCCGCTCGGCAGGTCTTGGGCTTccgtcgcgcatgcagcggcgagTCTGCCGAATGCGGATCTCCCTGGACAGTCCGCAGGGACGCTAGGACACCCTGCAGGCGGTCCGGGATCGACTCCAGCCGGTGACGCCAAGTTCAAGAGGAGCAGCAGTCTTGCGGGGGCCGTGGGAGGCCCTGACCCTccgagggagaaagcgagtgGGACGGCGGCCTCCCGGGGCTCCGACACCCAGCCGCTCCCCGATGCCTTCGCTCTCAGAGGCGGCAAGATTCTTCCCAATGCAGGCGAGGCGCCCTGCGCTGGCTCCGCGGGCTCGCCCCTCAGTGGGGAGGCCGGAGGAAGACCTCGAGAGACCGAAGACGGGAGAAGCTGGGACAGGGTGGAAGCAGACAAGAGCAGCGACAAGCGCGCGTCAGTGCAGGGCCTCGTCACGGGTCTTCGACAAGCTCCTGGGGCAGATGTAGGTTTTCAGTCTGCGTCGTCCGGGGCGCATAACTGGACAGACGCGGGCTGGGCCTCTCGGAACGAGGGGGCCTCCGGCGCACGCCCCAAGGATGGCACGCCGAGCGCGGAGGTGTCTCCGAGGAGTGGCAGAACCCAGCAAGCTCGGGAGACAACTTGGAGCAGCTTCTGCAGGTCTGGGGACTCGCCCGCGCGTCAGGGCGACGCAGGAACCTCTGGGGGTCGGGGCGGCGACCACGACGCGGCCCCGGGCCCTCCGCGGTCGCAGTCGGTGCCTTCGCATGCGCCCGGCGCCCCCAATGCAGACGACGGAGATCCCGGAGCAGAGGCTTCCGCAGCGCGCGCGCCCAAGGCGATCGGAATGTCGGGGGCGGGAGAACGACAGAGCGGGGTAGCGGGCGGTCCTCAGAAGGCTGCACCGTCGAAGCGCGCAGTGCGCGCACACAGTGACGGCGGGGGCGGTGCGTGGCACTGCGCGCAGGGTGATGGCGCACCCAGCCAGGGTGTCTCGGGGCGGTTCGAGTCTCCAGTCCTCGATTTCAGCCCGGACGACACTGTCTCCTGGCCGTCTCTCCCGTGTCGCAGCAGCGGGCCTCTGCCTTCGGAGACCGGCTCGAGCGCGTTGTCTCTGCCGCTCGGCAAGGGCTGGCGCAGCAGCcatggagacgcagagccgCCGGAGACTCCCGCGGGCCAGGCaggcagcgaaagagacggTGAACGACCACAGAAACCGGCGGCCTGGGTCGTTCCTGTGCAgctgccttcgcctctccacacGACTCAGATTTCATCCTGCGCATGGGGCTTTGAGCCGGCAGGAGTGCCTGCGTCTCCATCCCAGCTGGGGCGAAGTGAGGAGGGACAGAAGGACCCGGCGTCTGGCCAGGAAGTGGGGACTCCGCACGAGGGGCCTCGGCAGAGGCCCTGCGAGGGTGCAGAGTCggtcgaggaaacgaggggGGGCACAGACGCAAAGGGCGAGCCGGAGGAAGCGTATCGCATGAGGACTGCCTACGCGCTGGCGCGCGGCCCCCCTGCCGAAGGAGGCGCTCGGCGccagagcagagacgaagaggaagtgcGTCGACGGGAAGACCCAGAGGAAGGAGCGCTCCGAAAAGAGGCCGAGCTCGGGAGCCCAGGCTCTGGAGAGGCGACTTCGAATACGAGTTCCTGGACTCAAGATAGCGGCCTTCTCAGGGAGGGGGTGAACAAGCTGTCGACAGGCCTTCCTTCGCCAGGGATCGACGACTCAGTCGCTCCAGTGATTCTGCCGTCCCGATTCTCCGCGGGCCTCGCCGCCCCTGCGCCCGTCACCATCGGCGCGGCCACTGCCCTCCACGCAGCGCCTTCGTTCGCCGCAGTCGCGGCCGGTGCGTCGACGACGGGTTGGTCCAGGAAGCAGTGGAGCCCAACTAGCGCGGTCGCTGCTCGGAGCAGCACGACTGTAACGCCTGTCTCTGAGGTGGAAAAAAGTGCGGCCAAGGCCAAGCACCCTGTCTCTGGAAGCAGTGGGAGAAAGTCGGCGGGCGACCGCGAGGCGCGTTgcgagacagggaagaaccCCTCAGGAGGtcgggaggaaggagacagatgcGGATTCGCCGGccgcggagaaaagacgaacgcGCCTCACGGACTCGAGGTCGGAGGCACCGAAACGTCGCCTGCGACCTCATGTGCAGGCCCAGCCGCGGGCGCGAGTGAGACAGCAGGTCTCAGGTGCGCGTCGCGGTCGTCGCTCGAAAGCTCCTGGCTTGCCTCCGATGTCTCATTCCCCTTCCCCACATCTCcattttctgcagctgcatcGCGAAACTCAGCAGGCTCTGCCGAACAAGCCCCGCCCCGAAACTGGGCATCCATCGTTATCAGGACTCCCCCGAAAACGACCGCGGCCGCAGGGGCCCTCGGTGCGCTGGGCAAAGacgcttctccctcctccggGTCAGCTTCGGCTGTCCCCATCACCCAAATgagcaaaggagagagggaagctgCAGGTCACTCCAAGCGGAGGCACTGCGACGACACGACCTTGGGCTCCAAGCCGCGGTCGGaggtcgtttctctctgtgacCCCGGGAGTCAAGCGGCCGTCGCCTCTTCAGCGCCGAAGAGACCCGCTGAggcgtgtgtctcctctccgtctcacCAGGCCGCGGCCCCGTCGGAGCCTTCACACatgacagaaaaaaaaagcggGAAGGAAggccagagagaaagagacgaggacgcCGAGACgggcgagaagcagcaggccAATCCGACACTGTTTGGGACATTCAAGGAGGTGCACGAGCAGCCTTCCAAGCCTCTattgcttctttttccggaGACACTGCGAAAGTCGCTTTCAGGCTCCGGGGACTCGGCgcgcgacgaggagacggcgcCCCAAGCGTCTCACGATGAGGCGACGGCGCCCCCAACGTCTCACAATGAGGTGACGGTGCCCCCAGCGTCTGACGATGAGGAGACACCGCACCGAGCGTCTCACAATGAAGAGCCCGCGCctcttgcgtcttcgccgcAACGGCCCTCGCGTCGCCCGTCTGTGAGTGAAGCCTTAGAGTCGCGGAAGGACCAGACAAAGGACGTACGCGACACCCCGAGTTCTGCGCTTCACCGAGGGTCCCGCGGTGACATGGAGCCGAAAGGCGAGGACCGTCTCCCGAGAGGTAACTGCTTCcagtcttcgtcttcgctgacGTTTCGCGCCTCGGctcgcagagacgaagaaaaagaacgaggGAGCTGGCGCGGGAAGAACCCCCACGAAGAACGCGGCGTCCAGGAGAGGCCTCCGGGTGTCGCCTCGCCGACGGAGCGCGAGGCGCGGAGATTCGGCGACGGCGAAAGCGAGGGAGCAGGCACCACGTCCGGGGACGCCGCTGGCGTCGGAGAGCCCGGAGGCGTTTTGCAGTGTGCAACTCCGAAAACAGACCGCGGCGTCGACTGGGGGCGAGGGGACGACTACGAGGCGCCCCAGGCCTTCTCGCGGaaggctttcttctcctcaaaGGCCCGGGACGTCGAGGAGGACGTGAACTGGCGCAGTACGCCCGCGACGCCTGCCAGTCCATGGGGAGCCGCGGCGGGTGGCGCCGGCGACAAACGCCTGCATGGATTCGACCCGAGCCCTACGGCGGCTCCAGGCGCCTTGGGCTttgaagagacagggacgCCGAAGCGCGGCGAGGACAGCCGCCGGAGCGACTCGCGCCGCAACCCCACCTGCGTGAGTCTCCTCTCGCATGGCAACAGCAGGCGGTCGAGTGCCGCTGCAGGGGGCCTGCGCGGCCGAGGCGCAGAAGGCCACGCAGACGAaagtggaaagaaggagactggACAAACCGACGCCGCGTCGCCTGGGGCTCAACAGGGCCGCCTCGTGCGCGGGGCCTGGACGCGAgaggcgctgctgcagcgGCCCGAAGTGCTCTCGGCGATGACTCCCGAAGAAAGGCAGCTGGAACTCGAACAAAGCAGACAGCAGTTCGCGGAGCTTCAAGAGAGCCTCATGTGGAAA acTGCCACAAGCAAGCGggacaagaagaaggccTCCGCGACAAACAGGCGCGTCGAAAGACAACTCGCTTCCCTCGAGTGTCTCATCGGG ATTCTTTCTTCAATGGACTCTCCCGCGGCCGACGTTTCGGGGAAGGCCAGCGATGTTCCGGCGGCGAAGCCGACGCGCCCTTCATCTCACTGA